The following proteins are encoded in a genomic region of Nitrospirota bacterium:
- a CDS encoding DUF2155 domain-containing protein, with product MLKGLGIFVYAFFIMGLFVTSCTKNKEIASEVPKNPENYLVTQSAHQSTEQAGVSNPHGKNDLKSQGEGGTKDKEKHKMEIVVPDDVKNTWESVKIMIADKKTNKSETADIKLNTEYKVNGSDIVIKVGQFIPDFRMDSITITSVSNEPNNPAVNVTISEGGKEIFTGWLYSKYPDIHPFEHTKYAVRLVEGVRKK from the coding sequence ATGTTAAAAGGGTTGGGAATATTTGTTTATGCTTTTTTTATAATGGGTTTGTTTGTTACATCATGTACAAAAAACAAGGAGATAGCATCTGAGGTACCCAAAAATCCTGAGAATTACCTTGTAACCCAAAGTGCACACCAGTCCACAGAACAGGCTGGAGTGTCGAACCCTCATGGCAAAAATGATTTGAAATCTCAGGGAGAAGGCGGCACTAAGGACAAGGAAAAACACAAAATGGAAATTGTTGTGCCAGATGATGTTAAAAATACATGGGAGTCGGTAAAAATAATGATAGCCGATAAGAAAACCAATAAGAGTGAAACGGCAGATATTAAACTTAACACTGAATATAAGGTCAACGGCAGTGATATCGTAATAAAGGTCGGACAGTTTATTCCTGATTTCAGAATGGATTCAATCACGATAACCTCGGTTTCGAATGAACCAAACAATCCGGCAGTGAACGTGACAATTTCAGAGGGAGGTAAGGAGATCTTCACAGGATGGCTGTACAGCAAATATCCTGACATTCACCCCTTTGAACATACTAAGTATGCTGTCAGACTGGTAGAGGGAGTAAGAAAAAAATAG
- a CDS encoding glycosyltransferase family 39 protein: MVKRITSLSDTVGLLNVLLYFILGIYTVFMLFYNLNARYYWLDESETAALAVNILKHGLPRVYDGKNYISLYGPGVSENKSNIATWRPWLDEYIVAASFKIIGQSNRAGRIPFALFAAISVVLTALFSYRVFKSHEAALIAISLIVTSELFIVHARQCRYYSLIIFAEVCLIFAAYLLLTGKKSKGIVVLTISLIIQFYTNYIVLAGNIVALGIFAVFTGKRNKGLFTSVLISFTVLLITAMPWLIYAKPWHQAGFVGGWNPVSKLKYYFIEIHFHIIPLVLFLIPLVYYFLKRFYTNGVFTQAQRVSTVVKDVVLLSLLIISASLLFVPFAPWVYIRYVVHFLPVTVFLTVFILTTYVRSVWLRMLLVCLMCFTNYISYFSAYPVRALKGQTVAVHEPKATIINLIHYVTANSTDRLEDIAKYLNKEGTPNDTVLVSCPEFQLAYYTGMRVVNARFLEMFDFTALPQWILPECISEDTPVPLYPPAKYARYYRPVSVGSHDSPVVGNMPNPDIYDQFSAEGKSYITVYKLQLSKAASIKPEMSVFKPSGFDGGVNSVAVTPDGKYVVAAGGCDNIIESKFSIKLIDIESGVLVREFAYNPQQVKSLNVMTDGSSVTGVLGNTIIQWDITTGNRIKSFIGHKERINTIALTPDGKHLLSSARNDSLKVWDVHTSKEIRSFNALKNKALTIAITPDGRYAVSAGTDNLLRLWDIKTGVEIKTFSGNTKDIKNITISKTGEFMITSGGYDGTIKMWNIVNGDEIKTNLGQANAVSSFAMTPDGKMVVVGSWDGTVSVWDLASEVKVKTFSTTFKAGVRNKE, translated from the coding sequence TTGGTTAAAAGAATAACATCATTGTCAGATACTGTAGGTTTATTAAATGTTTTACTATACTTTATTTTAGGTATCTATACAGTGTTTATGTTGTTTTACAATCTTAATGCCCGTTATTACTGGCTGGATGAGTCAGAAACGGCGGCGCTGGCGGTAAATATATTGAAGCATGGCCTGCCTCGAGTTTATGACGGTAAGAACTATATTTCTCTTTATGGTCCTGGCGTTTCTGAAAATAAGTCTAATATTGCGACATGGAGGCCGTGGTTGGATGAATACATTGTGGCTGCCTCTTTTAAGATTATAGGACAAAGCAACAGAGCCGGACGAATTCCGTTTGCATTGTTTGCAGCGATTAGCGTAGTTTTAACAGCGCTTTTTTCATACCGTGTATTTAAATCGCACGAGGCAGCATTGATAGCAATATCACTTATAGTAACATCGGAGCTTTTCATTGTTCATGCCAGACAGTGCAGGTACTATTCACTGATTATTTTTGCTGAGGTATGTTTGATCTTTGCTGCGTATCTGCTTTTAACAGGTAAAAAATCAAAAGGTATTGTTGTTTTAACCATCAGCCTTATTATTCAGTTTTATACCAATTACATAGTTTTGGCAGGCAACATAGTTGCGTTAGGGATATTTGCTGTCTTTACCGGCAAGAGAAATAAAGGATTGTTTACTTCTGTTTTAATTAGTTTTACTGTACTTCTGATTACAGCTATGCCATGGCTAATATATGCAAAACCATGGCATCAAGCCGGTTTTGTAGGCGGATGGAACCCTGTTTCTAAATTGAAGTACTATTTTATTGAGATTCATTTTCACATTATTCCTCTGGTATTATTTCTGATTCCGCTTGTATATTACTTTCTTAAGAGGTTTTATACAAATGGTGTGTTTACACAAGCACAACGTGTATCCACTGTTGTAAAAGATGTTGTGTTGTTGTCATTACTTATAATATCCGCAAGTCTGCTTTTTGTGCCCTTTGCACCGTGGGTTTATATCAGATATGTTGTACACTTTCTGCCGGTTACAGTGTTTTTAACAGTTTTTATACTGACTACTTATGTACGCTCTGTTTGGCTTAGGATGCTCTTGGTATGTCTTATGTGTTTTACAAATTATATCTCATATTTTAGTGCTTATCCGGTAAGAGCACTAAAAGGGCAGACGGTTGCCGTACATGAACCTAAAGCCACGATTATTAATTTAATACACTATGTTACAGCTAATTCCACAGACAGGCTTGAGGATATTGCCAAATACCTCAATAAGGAGGGCACACCCAATGACACTGTACTGGTGTCCTGTCCGGAGTTTCAACTTGCATATTACACCGGCATGAGGGTTGTTAATGCAAGATTTCTTGAGATGTTTGATTTCACTGCTCTCCCTCAGTGGATACTGCCTGAGTGCATATCGGAGGATACTCCTGTGCCGCTTTATCCACCAGCAAAGTATGCAAGGTATTATCGCCCTGTGAGTGTTGGCTCTCACGACAGTCCGGTAGTAGGCAACATGCCAAACCCTGACATATATGATCAATTCAGTGCTGAGGGTAAAAGTTATATAACGGTTTATAAGCTACAGTTGTCAAAAGCTGCTAGTATAAAGCCTGAGATGAGCGTTTTTAAACCATCAGGGTTTGACGGAGGTGTTAACTCTGTAGCCGTAACACCGGATGGCAAGTACGTGGTTGCTGCTGGTGGTTGTGATAACATCATAGAGAGCAAGTTCAGCATTAAACTAATAGATATAGAAAGTGGTGTTTTGGTTAGAGAATTCGCTTATAACCCCCAGCAAGTTAAATCTTTAAATGTGATGACAGACGGCAGCTCTGTGACAGGAGTACTCGGTAACACAATTATACAGTGGGACATTACAACCGGTAACAGGATAAAATCCTTTATAGGACATAAGGAGAGAATAAACACAATAGCTTTGACTCCGGATGGCAAACACTTATTAAGCTCAGCAAGAAACGATTCACTGAAAGTGTGGGACGTCCACACTTCAAAAGAGATAAGATCATTTAACGCTCTTAAAAATAAAGCTTTAACTATAGCCATAACACCGGATGGCCGTTATGCAGTTTCAGCCGGTACAGATAATTTACTACGTCTGTGGGATATCAAAACCGGAGTAGAAATTAAGACTTTTTCCGGTAATACCAAAGATATAAAAAACATAACGATAAGCAAAACCGGTGAATTTATGATAACAAGCGGCGGATATGACGGAACGATAAAGATGTGGAATATTGTTAATGGAGATGAAATCAAAACAAATTTAGGACAGGCCAACGCAGTGTCCTCTTTTGCGATGACACCGGATGGTAAAATGGTTGTAGTTGGCTCATGGGATGGCACAGTATCAGTCTGGGATTTGGCCTCAGAGGTGAAAGTGAAAACATTTTCAACGACATTCAAAGCAGGGGTAAGAAATAAAGAATAA
- a CDS encoding phosphoenolpyruvate carboxykinase, whose amino-acid sequence MPGKRKPYVITRGKIIFDISGNYCDSPASLLRSDIFMEILTHFIERLSIKETTIYGRIKSNVPPKKQANMAGFIAGLFRLLVSHTAAEIAALSNIYNKVLSEKNSILEFIEELYNYWRHFERFLYMEAPKRSRYATSSIHHSQFIKTNTELKNLVLDTYRQVRENLIGKNPRSYRQLPAGANMGMLLEKIQWDCPELYLSVKDIPFIRLTIMESPLILYPKANTRKGSFEEIKKLTEDMMLLVNEQWFCYPAKVGPLTAFIYFHQDFISQALSLCNLFEISDYEDIENKRPDMILFYGLKSVDIAASTAFYEDTQNKMFVGLVQHSEDIDYFGYFKKLPLTLHNMTMLKRNRLPVHGAMVYLTLKDGSSAGIVIVGDSGAGKSETLEALRTLAEDYIRDITIVFDDMGSLALNESGALIGYGTEIGAFVRLDDLHPGYAYEEIDRSIFMNPDKINARLIIPVTTYNYITKGFGIDIVLYANNYEQVDDKIIELFSDANAALNVFRSGARFAKGTTDEKGVVNTYFANPFGAPQRRDTHEELAAFYFNKMFATGVTVGQIRTRLAIKGYAQEGPKKAALELLKFIKKT is encoded by the coding sequence ATGCCAGGTAAGAGAAAACCGTATGTCATAACACGGGGAAAGATAATTTTTGATATTTCCGGTAATTATTGCGACTCTCCGGCTTCACTTTTGAGAAGTGATATTTTTATGGAAATTCTAACTCACTTTATTGAGCGGTTATCCATAAAAGAGACCACTATCTATGGCCGTATAAAGTCAAATGTGCCGCCCAAAAAACAAGCCAATATGGCCGGCTTTATAGCTGGTCTTTTCAGACTCCTTGTCTCCCACACCGCCGCCGAAATTGCTGCACTTAGTAATATTTACAACAAGGTGCTGTCAGAGAAAAACAGCATTCTTGAATTTATAGAAGAACTCTATAACTACTGGAGACACTTTGAGAGATTCCTGTATATGGAGGCTCCTAAACGCTCCAGATATGCTACCTCAAGCATTCACCACTCACAGTTTATAAAGACCAACACGGAGCTTAAAAATCTCGTACTTGACACGTACAGACAAGTAAGGGAAAACCTGATAGGCAAAAACCCACGTTCATACAGACAGCTTCCGGCAGGGGCCAACATGGGGATGCTCCTTGAGAAAATCCAGTGGGACTGCCCTGAGCTATATTTAAGCGTGAAAGATATACCTTTTATCCGCCTCACTATTATGGAGTCCCCGCTTATTCTCTATCCTAAAGCTAACACAAGAAAGGGAAGTTTTGAGGAGATCAAAAAGCTGACCGAGGATATGATGCTGCTTGTCAATGAGCAGTGGTTTTGCTATCCGGCAAAAGTTGGTCCCCTTACGGCTTTCATATACTTTCATCAGGATTTTATATCTCAGGCGCTGTCGCTTTGTAACCTGTTTGAAATATCCGACTACGAGGATATAGAAAATAAGCGCCCTGATATGATACTGTTTTATGGCTTAAAAAGCGTTGACATCGCCGCAAGTACCGCCTTCTACGAGGACACACAAAACAAGATGTTTGTAGGATTGGTACAACACTCAGAGGATATAGATTACTTTGGGTATTTTAAAAAGCTGCCGCTGACTCTCCACAACATGACAATGCTTAAGCGTAACCGGTTGCCGGTTCACGGTGCTATGGTGTACTTGACTCTCAAGGACGGCTCAAGCGCAGGCATTGTAATAGTTGGCGATAGCGGAGCAGGAAAGTCAGAAACCCTTGAGGCCCTGCGCACACTTGCCGAGGATTACATCAGGGATATCACCATTGTTTTTGATGATATGGGATCCCTTGCCCTTAACGAAAGTGGTGCTCTGATTGGTTACGGCACAGAAATTGGTGCTTTTGTCCGTCTTGATGACCTGCACCCGGGATACGCCTATGAGGAGATAGACAGAAGCATTTTTATGAATCCTGACAAAATAAATGCCCGCCTCATTATTCCTGTCACCACTTATAATTACATCACAAAGGGTTTTGGCATAGACATAGTGCTATATGCCAATAACTATGAACAGGTTGACGATAAGATTATAGAGTTATTCTCTGATGCTAACGCTGCATTGAATGTATTTAGAAGCGGTGCACGATTTGCTAAGGGTACGACGGATGAAAAAGGAGTCGTAAACACTTACTTTGCTAACCCCTTTGGAGCTCCGCAAAGACGGGATACACACGAGGAGTTGGCGGCATTTTATTTTAATAAGATGTTTGCAACTGGGGTTACGGTTGGACAGATAAGAACCAGGCTTGCCATTAAAGGATACGCTCAGGAGGGGCCAAAAAAAGCAGCACTGGAGCTCCTTAAGTTTATCAAAAAAACGTAA
- a CDS encoding methyl-accepting chemotaxis protein — protein MKTMRKILMIYLMVGFAAALVFPFYANFFVIWKDGMLKYFIFGCFGAGASVGFGNYFIFKKLQKDFIATFSKKTKENLGEDLNASGSSKDLLESVILNFDKMLTTVVNNMKTIDSVATSLLEKVRTITVSAEDIALKSEEVSSHLNGLNSQVETLVDGSDKLHNQTAELSTEATHGGKLAQSAMESSSLAESELSAMIKLIEDSRSIIESLHDKVSSINNFTSKIDKIANDTNLLSLNATIEAAKAGAAGGGFAVVADRVRILAEESAQSGKDISKTVATVVMDMQSAQEQFGKNIKKIIEGTDLVKNVLIRMKDINTTVEHFHRGISIINELIEKQNDSVKSVSKFVSEISDLSKESASEASAVSESVTGILCAVDSLLSESKGLCK, from the coding sequence ATGAAAACAATGAGAAAAATACTAATGATTTATCTTATGGTGGGTTTTGCTGCGGCGCTGGTTTTTCCATTTTATGCCAATTTCTTTGTAATATGGAAAGATGGTATGCTCAAGTATTTTATATTTGGATGCTTTGGCGCCGGCGCCTCCGTAGGATTTGGTAACTACTTTATATTTAAAAAACTTCAGAAAGATTTTATTGCGACTTTCTCTAAAAAGACAAAAGAAAACCTTGGTGAGGATCTAAACGCCTCCGGTAGCAGTAAAGATCTGCTTGAAAGCGTGATTCTAAATTTTGACAAAATGCTCACAACCGTGGTTAATAACATGAAAACCATAGATTCCGTAGCAACCTCACTTCTGGAAAAAGTCAGAACTATAACAGTATCTGCAGAAGATATAGCACTAAAGAGTGAGGAGGTGTCAAGCCACCTTAATGGCCTGAACTCTCAGGTTGAAACCCTTGTTGACGGCTCAGATAAACTCCACAATCAAACAGCAGAGCTTTCCACTGAAGCCACACATGGTGGAAAACTGGCTCAGTCGGCAATGGAATCATCCTCTTTAGCCGAGTCAGAGCTTTCCGCAATGATTAAATTAATAGAGGATTCAAGGTCTATCATAGAGTCTTTGCATGACAAGGTGTCATCTATAAATAATTTTACAAGCAAAATAGATAAAATAGCCAATGACACAAATCTGCTTTCTTTGAATGCCACGATAGAGGCTGCTAAGGCCGGAGCTGCCGGCGGAGGATTTGCCGTGGTTGCCGACAGAGTAAGAATTCTTGCCGAGGAATCAGCCCAGTCCGGAAAAGATATTAGTAAAACCGTTGCAACCGTCGTTATGGATATGCAAAGTGCTCAGGAACAGTTTGGGAAAAACATTAAAAAAATAATCGAAGGCACTGACCTTGTTAAAAACGTTTTAATCCGTATGAAAGATATAAACACAACTGTAGAGCATTTTCACAGAGGAATATCCATTATAAACGAACTAATCGAGAAACAAAATGACTCGGTAAAGAGTGTTTCAAAATTTGTCAGTGAAATCAGTGATTTGTCTAAGGAAAGTGCATCAGAAGCTTCAGCAGTGTCGGAGTCTGTAACCGGAATCCTTTGTGCTGTGGATAGTCTATTGAGTGAATCCAAAGGACTTTGCAAATAG
- a CDS encoding glycosyltransferase family 4 protein, protein MSNDSIRVLISWHAATENHNRRLITELVSKGIVVKAIVPTWWDEGSKKTVFEKQQYDNYKIVSTPTVFTNHIRAFFYPDFLKIYREIAEFKPHIIHIMEEPFSLASYEFITVSKLLTPKPKIILYSYENIDFRQKFPYSYFQSYNLKNADAITVVPAESVSIWKNRGFRKAIYTIPPGVDTTLYEESTGIKRPDMIHKAKNAFKIGYAGRIIPEKGIETVVMAVAILKDRGRDCVFFIAGGGTHKGELQKLISEAGINDLVYFLDAISQNEMPAFYNSLDVLVLPSLTTDRWKEQFGRVLIEAMASKTPVIGSSSGEIPTVIGNSGLVFRENDALHLADSIQKLMDNTELRAELSKSGHERVHDNYTWSKVADNYIKVYKELLSI, encoded by the coding sequence ATGTCAAACGATAGTATAAGGGTTTTGATTTCATGGCATGCAGCCACAGAAAACCACAATAGAAGGCTTATAACGGAACTTGTCTCGAAAGGTATTGTGGTAAAGGCAATTGTCCCAACATGGTGGGATGAGGGAAGTAAAAAAACTGTCTTTGAAAAACAACAGTATGATAATTATAAAATAGTATCAACTCCAACAGTTTTTACAAACCATATAAGGGCTTTTTTTTATCCTGATTTCCTGAAAATCTACAGAGAAATTGCAGAGTTCAAACCTCACATCATCCACATCATGGAGGAACCATTCTCGTTAGCTTCATATGAGTTTATAACAGTGTCAAAACTATTAACACCGAAGCCGAAAATCATTTTGTATTCCTATGAAAACATTGATTTCAGACAGAAATTCCCCTATTCATATTTTCAGTCATATAACTTAAAAAATGCTGATGCAATAACGGTTGTCCCGGCTGAAAGCGTGTCAATATGGAAAAACAGGGGTTTTAGAAAGGCAATTTATACGATTCCCCCAGGGGTTGATACAACACTGTACGAGGAAAGTACGGGAATAAAGAGGCCGGATATGATCCATAAAGCTAAAAACGCTTTTAAAATAGGATACGCAGGACGCATTATTCCGGAAAAGGGGATTGAAACCGTTGTCATGGCAGTTGCAATTTTGAAAGACAGGGGCAGAGATTGTGTGTTTTTTATAGCTGGTGGCGGAACTCATAAGGGTGAGCTGCAAAAATTAATATCAGAGGCAGGCATTAATGATTTAGTTTATTTCCTTGATGCCATAAGCCAAAATGAAATGCCGGCATTTTACAATTCCCTTGACGTCCTTGTTTTGCCATCTTTGACAACTGACAGGTGGAAAGAGCAGTTTGGACGCGTACTTATAGAGGCTATGGCCTCAAAGACACCGGTTATAGGCTCATCTTCGGGGGAGATTCCCACAGTGATAGGAAACTCCGGACTTGTCTTTAGAGAAAATGATGCTCTTCATCTGGCTGATTCAATACAAAAACTCATGGATAACACAGAGCTCAGAGCGGAACTATCTAAATCAGGCCATGAGAGAGTACATGATAACTACACATGGTCTAAGGTTGCCGATAATTACATCAAAGTATATAAAGAACTCTTGTCCATCTAA